The genomic DNA CCTCGAGTAGTCTCTTTACCGATATGGATTTTTGTTTGCGCTTTAGAGTGATGTAGTGCCTGCGCATCAGTATTGATAGCTACGAACTCAACATTTTCTACTCCAGCTTCAATCATACGATTAACCGCTGCACCACCAGCCCCACCTACACCGATGGCTTTAATCTTTGCTACTGTTTCAATCGCCGGACTTACTTGTGGCATATGTTTTCCCTCTTAATCTATACCAACAGTATAGCGAACCTAAATGTTACTCGCAAGAAAACTTGACTTTTTTTGACCTGTGTAAAAACATGCCAATTTTGTGTTCACTATAAAATTTTGAGCGATTTTAGTGCATTATTTTTGTTCAATAGTTCGAGAAAAGAATCAAACAGTCTACAGACCTTCTTAGATTCGTATTTAGGTGCCAGCCTACAGCTGGCTGCCCTAACTACTTTTCTATATCGATAGAAAAGTAGTCAAAAGAACGACCCCTGGCTTCAGTCTCGTTACTGTCTCGTAGTCAAAAAAGACAATGCTCTGACAACTTGCCAATGATTACATTGGCTTCAAACACGTCACTCGCTCTAATTGTCGTTTTGACACTCACCAGTCAGGAGCCTAAAGAAGGGGGGTCTAGCTACAAGCTTCGATAATAAAGTAGGACAAATAACCAGCAAGTAATAATTAGTGACCTATTCGGTACTAAGCAATACCGCTAAGGGTAGTCATAATACAGTCAATATAAGTTTTGCATTAGCTTATTTGTCAATAGTTATTCCGGACTTTTGGTTATTTTAACTTTTTTTGGCAAATCGTTTGAGGACAGACTTAAGGCTTCCAATGTTGCTTTGGTTAGACTGTTCATTGGCATGGTCTTCTGATCCAGCGAGAAGCATGTCTAATAGTACTAGGCCAATTGCCGTGGTGTATGAGTTATCACCAGAAACATCAGCTAAACCGCCAACGCCTCTAACCACGCCAACCCTTGAGGAAAGTTGAAGTTTCTCTCGCGCTAGCTCCTCTATACCTGGGATTTTTGACGTCCCGCCAGTAATAACTATGCCCCCTGGAAGTTTGCGTGATTTATGTATAGTCTTAAGCTCTCTGTCTACTAATTCAAAAAGTTCTTCAACACGGGCTTCGACGATCATTTTTACTTCATCGCCCTTGAAGGTATGCTGCTTACCGCCTGATTGGATAGCCGCTATAGCTTTAACGGGATGTGACCCAAGAGAAACGAACTCAAGCTTAACCCTTTCGGCAATGTCTAAATCAGTCTTGAGACCAATTGCTAGGTCGTTGGTAATATTGTTCCCCCCGATTGGTAGCACAGCTACGTGTTGGACTTCACCTTCTTCAATCACAACAATATTTGAAGTCCCAGCGCCAATATCCAGTAACAGTGTCCCGGCCTCTTTCTGCTGACGAGTCATTGTGGCCTCAGCACTAGCGAGCGATGAAACCGTCTTGTGCGCAGGCTCGACGCCGGCAGAATGTAGTGCGGTCTCGGCACTCCTGACGCTTGGTGTACTGGCAG from Candidatus Saccharibacteria bacterium includes the following:
- the ftsA gene encoding cell division protein FtsA — protein: MQSNDLPHFCGIDIGTSTVRCVVGAINQAGEPEIIGFGSAPNGGMRKGVVVLPDEVSHAISVAVEEAARHSGRTIRHATVNINGSHVTGSDSKGVIAISAANREITAEDQARVEDAATIMQMPANREIIQVFPKSYRLDGQENIKNPVGMRGVRLEVDAHIVTASTPSVRSAETALHSAGVEPAHKTVSSLASAEATMTRQQKEAGTLLLDIGAGTSNIVVIEEGEVQHVAVLPIGGNNITNDLAIGLKTDLDIAERVKLEFVSLGSHPVKAIAAIQSGGKQHTFKGDEVKMIVEARVEELFELVDRELKTIHKSRKLPGGIVITGGTSKIPGIEELAREKLQLSSRVGVVRGVGGLADVSGDNSYTTAIGLVLLDMLLAGSEDHANEQSNQSNIGSLKSVLKRFAKKS